The following are from one region of the Candidatus Polarisedimenticolia bacterium genome:
- the recG gene encoding ATP-dependent DNA helicase RecG codes for MAIDLATPLGNLKGIGPKRAEELRERGLVTVEDLLFHLPFRYEDRSRFLPIASLAPGFRATVRGRVRTAVLRRTRARGFTIFEALVEDDSGAIRVLFFNQPYLRTAMPPGREVILYGEAGPARFGRRGLVLQTPQFEVLSDDDQEAVHAGRVVPIYPRLPGLSSRAIRRLTHSVLEGLPAVLPDPLPPGMTRDRGFLSRREALGLAHFPPQDADLEALNEFRSPFHRRLIFEEFFFLQLGFALARRERETRPSEPGLRVDDAIRDRLRAALPFHLTGAQRRVLKEIAQDLMSGRPMNRLLQGDVGCGKTVVALLAALLVVENGHQVAVMAPTELLAEQHHRSFGRMLQGSGRPVALLTAGVTGAARRQVLGGLRAGSIPFLIGTHALLEEDVRFRSLRLAIIDEQHRFGVAQRARLRAKGKRTDVLVMTATPIPRSLALTVYGDLDLSVVDEMPPGRRPIRTVVREEEARPGVYDFLRARVREGRQAYVVYPLVEESDSVDLKAAVEMHRRLQGEVFPDLQVGLLHGRLKAEERDRVMSDFAAGRLPILVATTVIEVGIDVPNATVMVVEQAERFGLSQLHQLRGRVGRGAHESHCILLQGAPAGEEGRRRLDIVARSGDGFAIAREDLRLRGPGEFLGTRQSGLPDLRIGDILRDHDLLEDARREAFRCAAALAAGPERQSLVRHLERRWSGRLGLIQVG; via the coding sequence GTGGCGATCGACCTCGCGACCCCTCTCGGGAACCTCAAGGGCATCGGCCCGAAGCGCGCGGAGGAGCTTCGGGAACGGGGGCTCGTGACGGTCGAGGACCTGCTCTTCCACCTGCCGTTCCGCTATGAGGACAGGAGCCGCTTCCTCCCGATCGCCTCGCTCGCCCCCGGATTCCGCGCCACGGTGCGCGGACGGGTGCGGACCGCCGTGCTGCGGCGGACGCGGGCGCGCGGCTTCACGATCTTCGAGGCCCTGGTGGAGGACGACAGCGGCGCGATCCGGGTCCTCTTCTTCAACCAGCCCTACCTGCGCACCGCGATGCCGCCGGGGCGCGAGGTGATCCTGTACGGCGAGGCGGGACCGGCGCGCTTCGGCCGCCGGGGCCTGGTGCTCCAGACTCCGCAGTTCGAGGTCCTGTCCGACGACGACCAGGAGGCCGTCCACGCCGGCAGGGTCGTGCCGATCTACCCGCGGCTTCCGGGACTGTCCTCGCGGGCCATCCGGCGGCTGACGCACTCGGTCCTGGAGGGGCTGCCGGCCGTCCTGCCGGATCCGCTGCCTCCCGGCATGACGCGCGATCGGGGGTTCCTTTCCCGCCGCGAGGCGCTCGGGCTGGCCCACTTCCCGCCGCAGGACGCGGATCTCGAGGCGCTCAACGAGTTCCGATCCCCCTTTCACCGCCGGCTGATCTTCGAGGAGTTCTTCTTCCTGCAGCTGGGCTTCGCCCTGGCGCGACGCGAGCGCGAGACCCGGCCGAGCGAGCCGGGGCTGCGGGTGGACGATGCCATCCGCGACCGGCTGCGCGCCGCCCTGCCGTTCCACCTCACGGGCGCCCAGCGCAGGGTCCTGAAGGAGATCGCCCAGGACCTGATGTCCGGGCGGCCGATGAACCGCCTCCTCCAGGGGGACGTCGGCTGCGGCAAGACGGTGGTGGCCCTGCTCGCGGCGCTCCTGGTCGTGGAGAACGGCCACCAGGTGGCGGTCATGGCGCCGACCGAGCTCCTGGCGGAGCAGCACCATCGCTCGTTCGGCAGGATGCTCCAGGGGAGCGGCCGCCCCGTCGCCCTCCTGACCGCCGGCGTGACGGGCGCCGCCCGCCGCCAGGTCCTGGGTGGATTGCGCGCCGGGTCCATCCCCTTTCTCATCGGCACGCACGCGCTCCTGGAAGAGGACGTGCGCTTCCGTTCCCTCCGGCTGGCGATCATCGACGAGCAGCACCGCTTCGGAGTGGCGCAGCGGGCGCGCCTGCGCGCCAAGGGAAAGCGGACCGACGTGCTGGTGATGACCGCCACGCCCATCCCGCGATCGCTCGCGCTGACGGTGTACGGCGACCTCGATCTGTCGGTCGTCGACGAGATGCCTCCGGGGCGCCGCCCCATCAGGACGGTCGTGCGCGAGGAGGAGGCGCGGCCCGGCGTGTACGACTTCCTGCGCGCCCGGGTCCGCGAGGGGAGGCAGGCCTACGTCGTCTACCCGCTGGTCGAAGAGAGCGATTCCGTCGATCTCAAGGCCGCGGTCGAGATGCACCGCAGGCTCCAGGGGGAGGTCTTCCCCGACCTTCAGGTGGGCCTCCTGCACGGCCGGTTGAAGGCGGAGGAGCGGGACCGGGTCATGTCCGATTTCGCGGCCGGTCGACTGCCGATCCTGGTCGCCACGACCGTCATCGAGGTCGGCATCGACGTGCCGAACGCGACGGTCATGGTCGTCGAGCAGGCGGAGCGCTTCGGCCTGTCGCAGCTCCACCAGCTGCGTGGGCGCGTCGGGCGCGGCGCGCACGAGTCGCACTGCATCCTCCTCCAGGGGGCGCCGGCGGGCGAGGAGGGGCGCCGGCGCCTCGACATCGTGGCCCGATCGGGTGACGGCTTCGCCATCGCCCGCGAGGACCTGCGCCTGCGGGGGCCCGGTGAGTTCCTCGGCACGCGGCAGTCGGGACTGCCCGACCTGCGCATCGGCGACATCCTGCGCGATCACGATCTTCTGGAGGACGCCCGCCGGGAGGCGTTCCGGTGCGCCGCGGCGCTGGCCGCCGGGCCGGAGCGCCAGAGCCTGGTGCGCCACCTCGAGCGCCGCTGGTCCGGCCGGCTGGGACTGATTCAGGTTGGCTAG
- a CDS encoding TIGR04282 family arsenosugar biosynthesis glycosyltransferase — protein sequence MRGTPRRTTSALVLYARVPRVGQVKTRMTPWLGADEALRLHLALLLDSLALLRAGAVEAGALPVLSFSEAWDPEEAAGQDELAAAARGLILRPQRQGDLGRRLQDTFTGLLADGHAEIVVIGSDCPGLPPSTVRAAFEALRQGARAVLGPAVDGGYYLVGARHPLPAIFSGIPWSTGRVMEATLAALDRASVGPSLLPPFHDVDVPADLDRLAAGPSRPWPGAGTRTADFVEALRRAGRLPAPARSS from the coding sequence GTGCGCGGGACGCCGAGGCGAACGACTTCCGCCCTCGTTCTCTATGCGCGGGTCCCCCGAGTCGGCCAGGTCAAGACGAGGATGACCCCCTGGCTCGGCGCGGACGAGGCGCTGCGCCTGCACCTGGCCCTCCTGCTCGACAGCCTTGCGCTGCTGCGGGCGGGGGCCGTGGAGGCCGGAGCGCTTCCTGTTCTGTCCTTCAGCGAAGCGTGGGACCCCGAAGAGGCGGCGGGCCAGGACGAATTGGCTGCCGCGGCCCGCGGCCTGATCCTGCGGCCGCAGCGGCAGGGCGATCTGGGCCGGCGGCTGCAGGACACATTCACCGGCCTGCTTGCGGACGGCCATGCCGAGATCGTGGTGATCGGCTCCGATTGCCCGGGGCTCCCCCCTTCAACCGTTCGTGCCGCCTTCGAGGCGTTGCGGCAGGGCGCACGGGCCGTCCTCGGCCCCGCGGTGGATGGCGGGTACTACCTCGTGGGTGCCCGGCACCCGCTTCCCGCGATCTTCTCAGGAATACCCTGGAGCACCGGCCGCGTCATGGAAGCGACTCTCGCCGCCCTGGATCGCGCCTCGGTGGGCCCTTCTCTCCTGCCCCCGTTCCACGACGTCGACGTCCCGGCCGACCTCGACAGGCTCGCGGCCGGCCCCTCCCGACCCTGGCCCGGAGCCGGCACCAGGACGGCCGACTTCGTCGAGGCGCTGCGGCGCGCCGGGCGCCTGCCCGCCCCGGCCCGAAGCTCCTAG
- a CDS encoding carboxypeptidase regulatory-like domain-containing protein gives MPGLRDASRAVLLLAVLAACACGGNPETPSREGTSAPAPPAATATPESPASAGTATGDGGRITGRVLFSGAPRPPRPIQVTKDHAVCGARMHVDEGLVVGQDGGVRNAVVSLGPIAPGGAWPEAPRPTLDQHGCWFTPHVLLVPAGASIDVVNSDGILHNIHTYPKRNPPTNQAQPKFKKVLNLIFKEPDTVQVKCDVHSWMNAWIIVAPHPYYAVTDASGAFTLAGVPPGSYTLTVWHETLGTREQPISATSGGVSEATITFQD, from the coding sequence ATGCCGGGCCTCAGGGACGCCTCCCGCGCTGTTCTCCTCCTGGCGGTGCTCGCCGCGTGCGCCTGCGGCGGCAACCCCGAGACACCGTCGCGGGAAGGCACCTCGGCCCCCGCGCCCCCCGCCGCGACCGCGACACCGGAATCCCCGGCCTCCGCCGGGACGGCGACGGGCGATGGCGGGCGCATCACCGGACGGGTTCTCTTCTCCGGCGCTCCCCGTCCGCCACGACCGATCCAGGTGACCAAGGACCACGCGGTCTGCGGCGCCAGGATGCACGTGGACGAAGGTCTCGTGGTCGGCCAGGATGGCGGCGTGCGGAACGCGGTCGTCTCCCTCGGCCCGATCGCCCCGGGCGGGGCGTGGCCCGAGGCCCCGAGGCCGACTCTCGACCAGCACGGCTGCTGGTTCACCCCGCACGTCCTTCTGGTCCCGGCCGGGGCGAGCATCGACGTGGTCAACAGCGACGGCATCCTGCACAACATCCACACGTATCCGAAACGCAACCCCCCGACGAACCAGGCGCAGCCGAAATTCAAGAAGGTCCTGAACCTGATCTTCAAGGAACCGGACACGGTCCAGGTCAAGTGCGACGTCCACAGCTGGATGAACGCCTGGATCATCGTGGCACCGCATCCCTACTACGCCGTCACGGACGCGAGCGGGGCCTTTACGCTGGCCGGCGTCCCGCCCGGAAGCTACACGCTGACGGTCTGGCACGAGACCCTGGGGACCCGCGAGCAGCCGATCTCCGCGACGTCCGGCGGAGTCTCCGAAGCCACCATCACCTTCCAGGATTAG
- a CDS encoding cytochrome C oxidase subunit IV family protein, producing the protein MSSQADGHAEPNYWMVWLALAVLTVIELAVARVPNAKAFVIISLCALALTKAALVALYFMHLKFEKYALVLIVLSPLVLSAIMYVGLVPDATTHIHWLP; encoded by the coding sequence GTGTCGAGCCAAGCCGACGGACACGCCGAACCGAACTACTGGATGGTCTGGCTCGCCCTGGCCGTCCTGACCGTGATCGAGCTGGCCGTGGCCCGGGTGCCCAACGCGAAGGCCTTCGTGATCATTTCGCTCTGCGCGCTGGCGCTCACCAAGGCCGCCCTGGTGGCGCTCTATTTCATGCATCTGAAGTTCGAGAAATACGCGCTCGTCCTGATCGTCCTCAGCCCGCTCGTCCTCTCGGCCATCATGTACGTCGGGCTGGTGCCGGACGCCACCACCCACATCCACTGGCTGCCCTGA
- a CDS encoding heme-copper oxidase subunit III: protein MAHAATMNEVERFENQLTPGWGKLMMWIFLCSDAMSFAGLLAAYGAVRLGSSNWPNPAQILDVPLTAINTFILICSSVTMVKALSAIRHGDRKGLLLWLFGTILGGSTFLGIQAYEWTHLIHEGLTIQGNPFGVSTLFGATFYILTGFHGCHVLSGVIYLICIFIKGARGGYSPERNSSVEIAGLYWHFVDLIWILVFTFVYLIV from the coding sequence ATGGCGCACGCCGCGACCATGAACGAAGTCGAGCGCTTCGAGAACCAGCTCACCCCGGGATGGGGCAAGCTGATGATGTGGATCTTCCTCTGCTCGGACGCCATGTCGTTCGCCGGGCTCCTGGCGGCTTACGGCGCCGTGCGCCTCGGCAGCAGCAACTGGCCGAACCCCGCGCAGATCCTCGACGTGCCGCTGACGGCGATCAACACCTTCATACTCATCTGCAGCAGCGTCACCATGGTGAAGGCGCTGTCGGCGATCCGCCATGGTGACCGGAAGGGGCTCCTCCTCTGGCTCTTCGGAACGATTCTCGGGGGCTCGACCTTCCTGGGCATCCAGGCGTACGAGTGGACGCATCTCATCCATGAAGGCCTGACGATCCAGGGGAACCCGTTCGGCGTCTCGACTCTGTTCGGCGCCACGTTCTACATCCTGACCGGGTTTCACGGCTGCCACGTCCTGTCGGGCGTCATCTACCTGATCTGCATCTTCATCAAGGGCGCCCGCGGGGGATATTCTCCCGAGCGCAACAGCTCCGTCGAGATCGCCGGTCTCTACTGGCACTTCGTGGATCTGATCTGGATCCTGGTGTTCACCTTCGTGTACCTTATCGTCTGA
- a CDS encoding DUF420 domain-containing protein — translation MALPMTVSDLPALNALLNGSCAVLLVAGYAFIRSRRIAAHRACMILALLTSALFLASYLTYHYHVGSVPYRGNGWARPVYFTILLTHTVLAATVVPLALVTAGRAVRGRFDRHMRIARITLPIWLYVSVTGVVIYLMLYGAN, via the coding sequence ATGGCGCTCCCGATGACCGTCTCGGATCTGCCGGCCCTCAACGCTCTGCTGAACGGATCGTGCGCCGTTCTCCTGGTCGCCGGGTACGCCTTCATCCGGAGCCGGCGGATCGCGGCCCATAGAGCCTGCATGATCCTGGCCCTTCTCACCTCGGCCCTCTTCCTCGCGTCCTACCTGACGTATCACTACCATGTCGGCTCGGTCCCCTACCGCGGCAACGGATGGGCCCGGCCCGTCTATTTCACCATCCTTCTGACGCACACCGTCCTGGCCGCGACCGTCGTGCCGCTCGCCCTGGTCACCGCGGGCCGGGCCGTGCGCGGCCGGTTCGATCGCCACATGCGGATCGCGCGCATCACGCTGCCGATCTGGCTGTACGTGTCCGTGACCGGGGTGGTGATCTACCTGATGCTGTACGGGGCGAACTAG
- the coxB gene encoding cytochrome c oxidase subunit II yields MHLLPEGVSTYSGRIDLMFYVILAVTGVAFVVTETVLFYFAWRYRHREGVRAHYTHGNSRIEVIWTIVPAVMLVFLGLASRKVWDEIKGHVPPTDQEIVVLASQFDWEVRYKGADGQFETADDVVVHNEMHVPVNAPVKIRLRSKDVIHSFFVPAFRLKQDAVPGLTIDIWVQPTKTGEYEIACAELCGFGHGTMRGVLTVMEPEAYRKWLSEQEAGVVPAEAPAA; encoded by the coding sequence GTGCACCTGCTCCCCGAAGGGGTATCGACCTACAGCGGTCGGATCGACCTGATGTTCTACGTGATCCTGGCGGTCACGGGCGTGGCCTTCGTGGTGACCGAGACGGTGCTCTTCTACTTCGCGTGGCGCTACCGGCACCGCGAGGGCGTGCGGGCCCACTACACCCACGGGAACTCCCGGATCGAAGTGATCTGGACCATCGTGCCGGCCGTGATGCTGGTCTTTCTCGGCCTGGCGAGCCGCAAGGTCTGGGACGAGATCAAGGGGCACGTTCCGCCGACCGACCAGGAGATCGTGGTCCTCGCTTCCCAGTTCGACTGGGAGGTGCGGTACAAGGGGGCGGACGGGCAGTTCGAGACGGCGGACGACGTCGTGGTGCACAACGAGATGCACGTGCCGGTGAACGCGCCCGTGAAGATCCGGCTGCGCTCCAAGGATGTGATCCACAGCTTCTTCGTGCCGGCGTTCCGCCTGAAGCAGGACGCGGTGCCGGGGCTGACGATCGACATCTGGGTGCAGCCGACCAAGACCGGCGAATACGAGATTGCCTGCGCCGAGCTCTGCGGCTTCGGCCACGGGACGATGCGGGGCGTGCTCACGGTCATGGAGCCCGAGGCGTACCGGAAGTGGCTCAGCGAGCAGGAGGCCGGCGTCGTTCCGGCTGAAGCGCCGGCTGCCTGA
- a CDS encoding cbb3-type cytochrome c oxidase subunit I, whose product MSAQHDAQHSPSFIGKYIFSQDHKIIGIQFLFVSLAFMVLGGFLAMIVRWQLGFPDKEIPLANVLPTSWNPADPAQYNAVFTMHASIMIFLVIIPILTGAFGNFLIPLMIGARDMAFPKLNMLSFWVGFSGGAVIASSFFVEGGTAATGWTAYPPLSADPQYTGVALGQTLWIVGVLLVGTASIMGAVNYITTIVNMRAPGMHFFRMPLSVWALFITAILQLMATPVLASALGMLLFDRTLGTHFFNPAGGGQVLLWQHLFWFYSHPAVYIMILPSMGFVSDIMSTFARKPIFGYKAMVFSLMGIAGLGFIVWGHHMFQSGMNPTLGTTFMISTMVIAVPSAIKTFNWLGTLWGGAIRFTPAMLHALAFVSTFIIGGLSGIFMASTPVDMFIHDTYFIVAHLHYVLFGGSLFGVFAAINFWYPKMFGRMLNPTVNLVHAVLSFIFFNLTFFPMHILGMGGHMRRIYDPTLYDFLKPMQPMNEFISVNAFILGGVQILFAANFICSLFWGKKAERNPWHANSLEWAAPSPPPHGNWGEKVPTVYRGPFEYSLPGMTEDYMPQDLPGAGAPTPGRTVMTPARS is encoded by the coding sequence ATGTCCGCCCAGCACGACGCGCAGCACTCGCCATCCTTCATCGGGAAATACATCTTCTCGCAGGACCACAAGATCATCGGGATCCAGTTCCTGTTCGTGAGCCTGGCCTTCATGGTCCTCGGAGGCTTCCTGGCGATGATCGTGCGCTGGCAGCTCGGCTTTCCGGACAAGGAGATCCCGCTGGCGAACGTCCTCCCCACCAGCTGGAACCCTGCGGACCCGGCGCAGTACAACGCCGTCTTCACCATGCACGCCTCGATCATGATCTTCCTGGTGATCATCCCGATCCTCACCGGTGCGTTCGGGAACTTCCTGATTCCGCTGATGATCGGCGCCCGGGACATGGCCTTTCCGAAGCTCAACATGCTGTCGTTCTGGGTGGGGTTCTCGGGCGGGGCCGTGATCGCCTCCTCGTTCTTCGTCGAAGGAGGAACGGCCGCGACGGGCTGGACGGCCTACCCGCCACTGAGCGCCGACCCGCAGTACACCGGAGTCGCGCTCGGGCAGACCCTGTGGATCGTCGGGGTGCTGCTGGTCGGGACGGCCTCGATCATGGGGGCGGTGAACTACATCACGACCATCGTCAACATGCGAGCCCCCGGAATGCACTTCTTCCGGATGCCGCTGTCGGTCTGGGCGCTGTTCATCACGGCGATCCTGCAGCTGATGGCGACCCCGGTCCTGGCGTCGGCGCTCGGCATGCTGCTCTTCGATCGGACCCTCGGGACCCACTTCTTCAATCCGGCGGGCGGCGGGCAGGTGCTTCTCTGGCAGCACCTGTTCTGGTTCTACTCGCACCCGGCGGTCTACATCATGATCCTGCCGTCCATGGGGTTCGTATCCGACATCATGTCGACGTTCGCGCGCAAGCCGATCTTCGGTTACAAGGCGATGGTCTTCTCGCTCATGGGGATCGCCGGACTCGGCTTCATCGTCTGGGGCCACCACATGTTCCAGAGCGGCATGAACCCGACCCTGGGCACTACCTTCATGATCTCGACGATGGTCATCGCCGTGCCGTCGGCGATCAAGACCTTCAACTGGCTCGGAACCCTCTGGGGAGGGGCCATCCGTTTCACGCCGGCGATGCTCCACGCCCTGGCGTTCGTCTCGACGTTCATCATCGGCGGCCTGAGCGGCATCTTCATGGCCTCGACGCCGGTCGACATGTTCATCCACGACACCTATTTCATCGTGGCGCACCTGCATTACGTCCTGTTCGGCGGCAGCCTGTTCGGGGTCTTCGCGGCGATCAACTTCTGGTACCCGAAGATGTTCGGCAGGATGCTCAACCCCACCGTCAACCTCGTCCACGCCGTCCTGTCGTTCATCTTCTTCAACCTGACCTTCTTCCCGATGCATATCCTCGGGATGGGCGGCCACATGCGGCGGATCTACGACCCGACCCTGTACGATTTCCTCAAGCCGATGCAGCCGATGAACGAGTTCATCAGCGTCAATGCCTTCATCCTGGGGGGGGTGCAGATCCTGTTCGCGGCCAATTTCATCTGCAGCCTGTTCTGGGGGAAGAAGGCCGAACGCAACCCCTGGCATGCGAATTCGCTGGAATGGGCCGCCCCCTCGCCCCCGCCGCACGGCAACTGGGGGGAGAAGGTGCCGACGGTCTACCGCGGGCCGTTCGAGTACAGCCTGCCGGGGATGACGGAGGACTACATGCCGCAGGATCTCCCCGGGGCCGGCGCGCCCACGCCGGGCAGGACCGTCATGACGCCGGCGCGGTCCTAG
- a CDS encoding COX15/CtaA family protein — MLPRSETPTVTPFETWRHRYALLCTLATLLLLLAGGLVTSTGSGLAVPDWPLSFGRVFPPMTGGVLFEHGHRLVAACVGLLTLGLALWFHRRERRPWVRRLAYAAVGTVFAQGLLGGLTVLLRLPPSVSVLHACLAQGFFCIVVVLTLATSEPFLSPRTDAGAIVPPSLWKLGALATGLVYLQLILGAVMRHTGAGLAIPDVPLAFGRIVPPLASSEIVIHFAHRIGALLVAVAVFVLAGRILVNHSGITGLAVPARWLLLMVAAQIGLGAATVLTRLAVLPATAHVVVGALLLSTCLVVTVRAARARSRQRSDVPSRGTLRPGRAAEAPVTTAGSAA; from the coding sequence ATGCTGCCGCGCTCCGAGACCCCGACGGTGACCCCCTTCGAGACATGGCGGCACCGGTACGCGCTGCTCTGCACCCTCGCGACCCTGCTGCTCCTCCTGGCCGGCGGGCTGGTGACCAGCACCGGATCGGGTCTTGCCGTGCCGGACTGGCCGCTGTCGTTCGGCCGCGTCTTTCCACCGATGACGGGCGGCGTCCTGTTCGAGCACGGCCACAGGCTCGTGGCCGCGTGCGTCGGCCTCCTCACCCTCGGACTGGCCCTCTGGTTCCATCGACGTGAGCGCCGCCCCTGGGTGCGCCGTCTGGCGTATGCGGCGGTGGGGACGGTGTTCGCCCAGGGGCTGCTCGGGGGGCTGACCGTGCTCCTGCGCCTGCCTCCATCCGTCTCGGTGCTGCACGCCTGCCTGGCCCAGGGTTTCTTCTGCATCGTCGTGGTCCTGACCCTGGCGACCTCGGAGCCGTTCCTCTCCCCGAGGACGGACGCCGGGGCGATCGTCCCGCCCTCTCTCTGGAAGCTGGGGGCGCTCGCGACCGGGCTGGTCTACCTGCAGCTCATCCTGGGCGCCGTCATGCGGCATACGGGGGCGGGCCTGGCGATTCCGGACGTGCCGCTGGCATTCGGACGGATCGTGCCCCCGCTGGCGTCGTCCGAGATTGTGATCCACTTCGCCCATCGCATCGGTGCGCTCCTCGTGGCCGTCGCCGTCTTCGTCCTCGCCGGACGCATCCTGGTGAATCATTCCGGCATCACCGGGCTCGCCGTGCCGGCGCGATGGCTGCTGCTCATGGTGGCCGCGCAGATCGGGCTGGGGGCGGCCACCGTCCTCACCCGGCTCGCGGTTCTGCCGGCGACCGCCCATGTGGTCGTGGGAGCCCTTCTGCTGTCGACCTGCCTCGTGGTGACGGTGCGGGCGGCCCGGGCACGGAGCCGGCAGCGTTCGGACGTCCCCTCGCGGGGGACGCTCCGGCCGGGACGTGCCGCGGAGGCCCCCGTGACCACGGCGGGGAGCGCGGCGTGA
- the cyoE gene encoding heme o synthase has protein sequence MSALHEAAQPLVRPSVRERLGDFVELTKPRVTSLVLVTTLVGFYLGSRGSLDFVLLLNTLLGTALVAAGTSAFNQYVEREQDGLMLRTRQRPLPAGRMDPNHALVFASGLAAAGLVHLALTVNLLTAGLAALTLLSYVLVYTPLKRVSSLCTLVGALPGALPPLGGWTAAHGDIAAGGIALFAILFVWQLPHSLSIAILYREDYARGGFRLLPVVDPHGGSTGRQILAHCLVLLPLSLTPSLLALSGVYYFYGALMLGIVLTACAVPIVLNPTPRAARRLLLASVIYLPVLLCLMAFDRTAPPFG, from the coding sequence GTGAGCGCCCTGCACGAGGCCGCCCAGCCGCTGGTCCGTCCGAGCGTGCGCGAACGCCTCGGTGATTTCGTCGAGCTGACCAAGCCGCGCGTGACCTCCCTGGTGCTGGTCACGACGCTCGTCGGTTTCTATCTCGGATCGCGGGGGAGCCTGGACTTCGTGCTCCTGCTGAACACGCTTCTCGGGACCGCCCTCGTCGCGGCCGGCACCAGCGCCTTCAATCAGTACGTGGAACGGGAGCAGGACGGCCTGATGCTGCGCACCCGGCAGCGGCCGCTTCCCGCCGGCCGCATGGATCCGAATCACGCCCTGGTGTTCGCGAGCGGCCTGGCCGCCGCGGGGCTCGTGCACCTGGCGCTGACCGTGAACCTGCTCACCGCCGGTCTGGCCGCGCTGACGCTCCTCAGCTACGTGCTGGTCTACACGCCGCTCAAGCGGGTTTCATCGCTGTGCACTCTGGTCGGCGCCCTACCTGGAGCCCTGCCGCCGCTCGGAGGCTGGACCGCGGCACACGGCGACATCGCCGCCGGCGGAATCGCCCTGTTCGCCATCCTGTTCGTGTGGCAGCTCCCGCACTCCCTGTCGATCGCCATTCTCTACCGCGAGGACTACGCCCGGGGCGGGTTCCGCCTGCTGCCGGTCGTGGATCCCCATGGCGGCTCGACCGGGAGGCAGATCCTGGCGCACTGCCTGGTCCTCCTGCCCCTCAGCCTCACGCCGTCCCTGCTCGCTCTGTCCGGCGTCTACTATTTCTACGGCGCCCTGATGCTCGGGATCGTTCTGACGGCCTGCGCCGTCCCGATCGTCCTGAACCCGACGCCCAGGGCGGCGAGGCGTCTCCTGCTCGCCTCGGTGATCTACTTGCCGGTCCTCCTCTGCCTGATGGCATTCGATCGGACGGCCCCGCCGTTCGGATAG
- a CDS encoding heme-copper oxidase subunit III produces the protein MTLQPDDRRHAPSGPGTQNHRLATLVFLMAGTMLFAGMIGGYLVLRYGAPVWPGPGLPRLPVRLAGCSTVVIALSSLALHRGVRALRGLDAAGLRRALFAAAGLGVLFMSLQVAQWTILFGAGLSFSGTTYGSTFYVLTGMHAAHALSGIVWLLIIAFRQRELWVPDRRQRAIEVCALYWHFVGVVWIGLYVVLYLI, from the coding sequence ATGACCCTCCAGCCCGACGATCGCAGGCACGCTCCCTCGGGGCCGGGCACGCAGAACCACCGGCTCGCGACGCTCGTGTTCCTGATGGCCGGGACGATGCTGTTCGCCGGGATGATCGGCGGCTACCTGGTCCTGCGCTACGGCGCCCCCGTCTGGCCCGGACCCGGGCTGCCGCGGCTGCCCGTGCGCCTTGCCGGATGCAGCACCGTCGTGATCGCCCTGTCCAGCCTCGCGCTGCATCGAGGCGTGCGCGCGCTTCGCGGACTGGACGCCGCCGGGCTGAGGCGCGCCCTGTTCGCCGCGGCGGGCCTGGGGGTGCTGTTCATGTCCCTGCAGGTCGCCCAGTGGACGATCCTCTTCGGAGCGGGCCTGTCCTTTTCGGGGACGACGTACGGATCGACCTTCTACGTCCTGACCGGCATGCACGCCGCCCATGCGCTGAGCGGGATCGTCTGGCTCCTCATCATCGCGTTCAGGCAGCGCGAGCTGTGGGTGCCCGATAGGCGGCAGCGGGCCATCGAGGTGTGCGCCCTGTACTGGCATTTCGTCGGGGTGGTCTGGATCGGCCTGTACGTCGTGCTGTATCTTATATAA